In Hippoglossus hippoglossus isolate fHipHip1 chromosome 15, fHipHip1.pri, whole genome shotgun sequence, the genomic stretch ATACAGGTTTTTTCATAATTTGTTGAGGCTCAATGTGaacatgtattatttataattatactggacaacattaaaatacaatgGGTGAATCTAATGGTACTAACACTGCAGACCATTCACGCATAGTACGGCTGGTACGTCATATTATAAGTACTAAGTAGCAGTTCAGCTACATATGGGTGATCAGCTGTGCAGCCTTCATCAGTAAGCCCAGATGATTTAAGAGAGGGAACCTgtcccatttttaaaaaaaatattgaattgaTTCCTCCTCCTTTGCATTAATTGAGGAGGTCAACTTTAAGACAGTAACGTGAATTGGGATGTACAGTGTATGGGCAGTGCTCATGAAGGCTCATTTCCTGCTGTGAAACCAATTTTGCTCCCCTGTGCCATGTTTGTAGGTGAACCCGTCTGACAGATACCACTTGATGCCCATCATCACGCCTGCCTATCCCCAGCAGAACTCCACGTACAATGTGTCCACGTCAACACGCACCATCATGAGCGAGGAGTTCAAATACGGTAAATCAGCATGCATATGTGAAACAGcactgaaaaaaagagaattcaTACCTAATaaccatgtgtttgtgttctcttaaaacatgttttggccaAAGGCAGTGATAATGGTACAGTCGCTAAGTAATGTTGAATTGTCAAGCCTTACATATGTTTGTCCATGTGTTTGTCATGAACAGGCCTAAGCATCACAGATGAGATTCTTCAGGGAAAAGCAGAATGGCCTAAACTCTTTGAGCCACCCAACTTTTTCCAAAAATACAAGTAGGTATTGAATTTGTCAGATGAACGATGTATGGGAGGAACTTTTTACCGACCAAATCATAATAAGTAAAACATGCGGAGCTGTATCAAGTAACACTATGTGGAAAGAAGCTGCCTGTCTCACATTAACAGTTTTGAAGGAAACCGTTTATTTGTGTTgggctttttttccccaaccAGCTCATTGTTTTCACGTTTTGAAGACTCGGCAGATTTGACTCATCCTGACTGTGGCTGCTAGAGTTGGATCGACTCATTTTGTTTATGAAAgttcctcccacacacacctcaattACCACAGCTAAGTTCTAGGACAGGTTCTGTAGGAGCTTATACTCCACAGTGGGAGCTTCGTGAGTCAACTGAGCACTGGTGTGGTCAGGATTTATGTTCCACCATGTAACAACAAACTGCACAATCAAAAGGATGTACATGTGAGCCGAGATTGATGAATCAAGCTGCCCAGTAAAGATGTAAAGGGGTCACAAGATCTTTATGCCAGCACAGCAGTACTGCATCAAATACTGACTGTTatgacaaatgttttcactATACACCTGAGTAGGATACAGCAAATGTTTCttaaatgttgattttctgttttgtgctgCAGGCATTATATAGTTCTGACTGCCAGTGCATCCACAGAAGAAAACCACTTAGAATGGTGAGTGTCCATCTACTGGATTTCTAGTAGGTCTACAAATACCTCCATTCCTTATCGTGTTTAATGTGCATTGGTGTGTTTCAACTGAGCCGACTGGAACAGTGGTGCACCTGTCTGTACATTAGTACTGTGAATGTAACTCATTTCCATCTCACCTGTGTGTACATCCTGATGTTTTTCCTCAGGATCGGTCTGGTTGAGTCAAAGATCCGTGTTCTGGTTGGAAACCTGGAGAGGAACGAGTACATCACCCTGGCTCACGTCAACCCACAGTCCTTCCCCGGGTCCAAAGAGAACCGCAACGAGTGAGTGTACTTGTATCCAAGCTTACAAACACACGCTGCCCACACTATACACAGAGAAAGTTCTGGAATAGGAAAGATGTGGGTGCGTGCGCATGCTACTAGTGCAAGTCAGTGAGTCCAGAAGTCCACTGTTGTCAAAGGTCTTGTTAATCAGACAGACACATGATATTCAGTAGCTTTGAAATTAATAGTGTTTGCATTTCTGGACTTGCTGGAGCAAAACGATCATAATTATTACTTTGGTCTGCAATTagcatgaaataaacaaaagtgattaaaagttttaatttgaaacctttgtgtttttctgcaacAGGAACGACTTTGTATCCATGTGGTTCATCGGGATTATCTTCAAGAAAGTGGAGAATGCAGAGAGTGTGAACATTGACCTGACGTACGACATCCAGTCCTTCACAGACACTGGTACGTCCTCTCATATCACTTAGCTTTGACTGTGTGTATAAGATGGTTAGAAAGGAGGCTTGATTATGATGATAAACTCATAAAATAAATGCTGTTAATGCATGAGTTCATGGACAGTATCTGCATTTTTAGATTATTTACCAAAAAATGAATTGTAATTTCTCAATACTTATTTCTAATCACATACATTATCAATTCTAGTAGCAAACCAGAAAATAACCATATCTAAACCTTTTccaaatattaattttaaattaaaataacaatttttcAGCACAACAAACTTTCTGTTCAAGTCAAGATAGAAAAGATGGTGCCGGGTTTCAGAATGGACCGTATTTCTGAAATATTGCCCAACCCTCAGCACTATCCACTAGTTTTTCTCATACAGTTAGACTGAAAGAAATATTTGAGATATTCACCCAGCAAGAGGAAGTGCTCCAGTTCCAAGGTGTCACAGTCGATGAAATGGCCAGCACACACCTGGCCACGGTATCAAGAAAGTGTAACGTGTGAAAATGTTCAGCGAACCTGAACGTGACCTGTGTTGTTCTCTGTAGTGTACAGACAAGCCAACAACATCAACATGCTGAAGGACGGGATGAAGATTGAAGCAACACATGTAAAGAAGAAACAGCTCCATCAGTATCTTCCTCCTGAAGtggtgcagaagaagaagagggtgagATATCTTCCTCAGCACGTCGGGACAAATCTAGTATCATTTTTCAATACACCAGGGATTTTGTCTTAATATTTTGCCTCTTGTTAAATTGTCTGTTTATTCCCCCTCTCCCCTTCATGCAGAGCATAGCAGAGTTGAACCGCAGCTCTAACGGTGGGAGCTCGAAGCGGATCTCTCTGGACAGCAGTCATCTGGACAGCTCCAGAGACACAGACTCAGGGACTCCCTTCAGCTCCCCACCCGAAAAACCCTCCAAACCTGCATCAGACACAGATGACAGGTATGTTATATTTCTGTCTTGTGCTTTTCCCTTACTGTTACTCTGCTCATCCTGTGTTGATGCTTACAAATAATCTTCCTTTTTTCAGTGTCAGCCCTCCCAAGCAGCTTTTTGAGGAAGGCTCTCCAGCACCCAGTGCCGCACCAGTTGCTGATGACCAGGGCATGTCTATCCCTGTCATTGGCTCAAGTGAGTTTTCCAGTGACTACTACACAGAAATTATTGTTGCATATGAAAAAGGAAATCATTTTTCTTCCTAGGGTAGgttgtttatattatatttagcGATTGTATGGTCATATGGTATTTAGGCTACTTGACAGTACTATTTCCCTGCCAGCATGTGTATACATGATAGGAAATCAGGGTTTCCACGGGGTCTGAAAAACTCTACAgtctaaaatgtaatgaattgAATCATTAAGTTAATTTGACCCCCAAAAAAGCTTTAATGTGTTAAAACCGCTCTTAAATTAGCAATTTTACAAATTTCGCATTATGTAAAAGTTCATTTAATGGTACTAATGTAGCGCTTTATAATTACTTTGGTGGCACGCATAGTCTCCATTTGCTCTAGTTTCTTAACAATACAGATACAagcacgctgtaataaaactacaaactgGAACTGATAACTGTCCAGAGACACCTCGGTCAGAAAATATCTCAGCACACTTGACTTAGCTGTTGGAATCACCATGGATACCTGTTTTATCTGTAGTCTGTGAGATAACATTTCGTATGTAGGTTTTTTCTTTACGAAGCTACATcaccttatttttatttttaaagaagtgTAAGTAATTGTAGGACTccgatattccttcatatctgtcataCTTTACAGAGATGCTACTTTTCATGCATTATGTTCTTACAAATTCTTAAATGTCACTTATtgacacctgcagaaacacaaatacaaatctcGAGAACTGTATTAATTCATGCTCTTTAAATGGATACCAGAGATTTGAACAATACTCCCTGATCTAATTTCTTCACGTCTGTGTCTTCCTCATTGTGAAGAGCCTCCGGGTAAAGCGAAGCCTGCCTCCCCACCAGCCAGCAGCAGTGTGGAGCCCAACGCTGCCAGCAGCCCCAAAGAGGAGCCCAACGGGCTGGACGACTCCATCAGTGAAGCTCCTGCCAATAGACCACTGTCGCCTACACAAGAGGACCTGGCCAAGAGGCAAAAGGACACAGAGGTAAGGAGGGTGTTCAGAACAGGTGTCAACAGTATGAATGTGTTAGGATTTAAACTAAATGGGATGTACTGCTGTCACTGTTTTTGCTGCAGGTGGTGCCCGTTGATGACTCTATATTTAAGGAGCCATATCCACCATCCTCTGACTCCAGTGTACATGGAGATGGAGCCGATACTGTAGGTGTCATCTACAATCCACCTTGGTTAACTGTTTatgtaaagacagaaagataATGAATGTATTTAATCACATGTTGTCTCCTCACAATTAGACTCCACTTTCTGGATCTAAGGCTAAGCCCATTCCAACCATTGATACCTCAAGAACACAGGTAGCAACTTCTTTTTTCAACCATCAGCTCTATCTCACACTGACATACAAAGTAGTAACTTGTTGACTAATTAACCTTGTTCTTTGTGAGCGCAGAGACTTCCCAGCATGGAGCTGCCAGACGCCTCCTCGCCCCTCCCAGCCAGCAACAGTTGTCGTGTCGtgaaaaattcaattaaattggCCCTCAACCGCCACAAGTGAGTATCTGTTTTTATATTCCTGCACCAACAGGCCagtgaaacagttttttaattGTATGTCcatattaattatatttactTGTACTTTCCAATTTCCTGCAGCATCACACCTCCTAAGCCCCCGATGTTTGAGGGCACCCTCACCCCTGACGCTGCCCCTGCCACGGAAGAGAAGGGCATGTCCATTCCTGTCATTGGCTCGAGTGAGTATCTGTTTTAAACCATCAGTCTTTGTAACTGAAGTCATCTTTCTCTAATATTAGAGAACAAGACTTGGTCTAAACCTAGTTCATGGGGAACCTGCTTATATGTTGCTCACATATGCAGTATATTATTACACCTGATTAGACATTATAGTCTTTATCAACAGAACAAGTATGATTAAAAGTGATTATGAAATAATGACTGAAATATGCCTCATCAAGAAGTAGGTTGAACAGCAGTCCCTTCCAAACCAGTTCCATACTGCTGCTCcgataaaatctttatttttataaccGCAACGTTGCAAACCTATGCTGAGAAGGGCATTATGGGTAACTGTCACTAGGGCTTGCTGAGTTAAGCTTACACCTCCCCAAAGCTCAACTAGGTATCCTGCAGACCTGGTAGAGAGGAAGTTGATTCAACTCCTGTTGGGGAGGTGGCAAAAATGACAAGTGTAATTTCAGTAACTGTGCACAAACTTTAGAACTgtactttttcatttaaaaaggatTAGTCATAAATTGAATTAACTGCGATTACAATATGAGTGCGATGAGTGGTTAAAACCAGTTGTCCACATGACCAATGTTTTTGTGCTCTCGGTTTCTTTCTGTAGAAAATGTGACATCCAAACACGTGGTGCCCCCTGTTGGCAGCTCCATCCCTACATTagtgagcagaggagcagacCCATTAAACGGAGCAGCCTCCAAGAGACCCCACTCCCCCTCCCTGGAGGAGCAGGCCAAGAGgctgaaagaaacagagaagGCCAGAATCCACATCGCTTGAACTGACAACCAACAGActggattcacacacacacaggtggggCTTTACAGTTCAGGCAAACACCAAGGAGATGACTTCACACGGGGACAGGGAGTGCGTTCCGATTGGTCAGTCTCAAGAGTGAAGCAGCAGGACGGACACCTCACGCCACATCTTCAGAGATTACAGATTTGCTTGTGGATAGGTGATTTGGTCAATGTTGTCTGCGCCCTCTGTCACACTCACCACCAGAGGGCATCTAACACAACTTTATGGAGAAATTTTACATGAGATCTAaagcaacagtttttttttttacttgtcttCTCCCTCAGTGGTTAAAAACGAGCTGCTCTTCTGttcatttccccttttctctcagttaacatattttaaaaacgACCAGAAACAGTTATCAACTCTTGCTACACACATTGGTGTAcgctgattttcttttttctctctctcttctctcccaaACAGAAACCTGTACAGTAAATGTTGATGTACATAactttttttgtcttaaaaaaaaaaaaaaaagcaaaagatcACTTAAGTCTTTTGACCATTCTATTGTAGTTTTatctaaaaaggaaaaaaaaagttaaaaaaattgtaatttcttgtttttctctacTGCTTGtccaaaaaaaatgtgtctccAGCCCTGgatatttttttgtaaacattGTATAGGTTTGGATACAGTCGTGGGGGAGGATTAATCGAGTGTTTTACCTAAAACGGAAATCACAACCGTGCCTCTTTGGGCTACCATGACAACCCAGAGAGGGCCTCCGGTTAGTGTTGGACTTGCTGTGTGTAGGTGATCATAGATGCCCAGTGACGTCGATGCTTCTCAGGTGCTAGAGCAAGAAAATCATTCTCACAACAACGGGAAATGTTGTGCATTTTCTGGAGGTGAAGCTTTTCTGTCATTCGAGGGATTAGCACCGAGCATTGGAAGAACCATATCAGAACGCTTCGCTGATCCTTCTGCTCAGTAGCTCCAGTGGCACTGTCACACCTGCTGTTGGTCTCGGGTTAGAAGTAAAGTTTGATGGGTTTTCTTCTTACTTTTCATGGTGTGTTTAAAAACCCGATGTCAGATATGTGCTTCACGCAAAGTGAGTGAAAACGTTAACGAGTGTTAGTTGTGTGTTCGTATCTGTGATTGACATAATGTCGCCCAGAATGATCCTCTGGACCATAAGGAAGGCTAACTAACAaatctccctcccccctctcaccCCACCATCTTACCCACCGCCACCGCTTCACCATGGTCTGTTTGCTAGCGGCACTTCGTACAGATGCAGCAAAGTCCTGGTCATTTTCCGTGTTCCGCGTCCATGAAAGAGTTGTGTGTTGCTTTGTAGGGGGAAAAATGGTTCAAAGCTTTTTTGATGAATTGTGCCGGTGTGTGCATGCATAGGCGGTTTACGTGTTGGAGAGAGACGGAATTCCCTTCGTTTTTTGGGTGTTAACTCTCTGCGCCTCCTGTGGAGGTTCTTAAAAGGCATCTCCTGGGGCCACGGGTGGGGGTGAGTGGCAGGGGGTCAGGAGACGACGTTTTCCTGCCATTGGCCCCCGACCCTCCATCTTTACGGTCTGAAGCTGGGTTTCTTTGTGTTGGTCCTCAGCACAGAGGTTATATGTATACAACAAAGTGTAAAGTGATGCTAAAGAAGCGCCCTTGTCATCGGAGCAGGTAGAGAGTTGGGACACAGGCTCTTTTTTTCCAGCATCAGTTTCTCGAACTAAATGTACAgagatcagatttttttttctttccgttttttcattttttttttcgaAAGACATATTCTTCATTACCGGGGGTTTTCTtatcactttatttatatttgcatatttgtaccatgtgatcttttttttaatagcaTTCATAGCAGGTAGGTCTTTTTCGAATGAAATCTACACCACTCTTTCAGACATGTTTCGCTCTTCAGAAACATTTAACTAAACAGGTCATTTAGATGTTtgtttctaaaatgtatttttgtatgtgtttatcaCTTCCTTTAAATGAATCCGTACAGCAATTAAACCCCTAAAAAAACTACTCTGGAGTCTGAGTTTTTGTTGCATATATTTTTACACTGCGTGGCCATGTTGGATCACATGACGAAGATGATGTTATAATTGATGTTGCGTTTGATGTGAGGAGATGGTTTTGGGACCCTAATCCTTTACGTCTCTTATGGGTCGCTAAGAAAAATATTTAGAGCTCTGGATACTGATTGAATAGCTGCTACATTTATGTTTACAATATAATAACTGATGGAAAATTGCAtatacaatatttttattttgtgttttttgattagGTACAATTGTACTAGATACAATAGATCCGCTCTCAGGAAATGATCTGATccacatatttacaaatatatacacCATCTCTTTTTGATGCGTGTGTGGATGGTGTTTTAATGCACTTTAGGTTTtgaagataaagagaaaaaactgaaaaataggTTATATTTCTATAAAAAATGTCAGTTACGTATGTCTTACATTTTTCAATctttaatttaacaagaaaaatgAGCCTCTTGAGTTTTAGGCTGAtagatgttttcagttattAAAGCACTGATATCTTGTGAAAGAACATGACAGTGTTTATACTATTTAACCACCAGAGGGCCCAAAATACGCAGACTTTCAAATCTACAGGTTTCTTTAACTGGTGGTCATGAGGTCATGATGCTAGGGTCGCAAAATGATTTACATAAATTACAGGCAATTTATAAACCATATAAAATAGCATATTTTAAcctaaattaaaacaacatataaaaaaatTCTACTAAAACAAAATTATACCATGCAGATGAAAAATATGTCACCGGCCATCTTCTGTTTTTGTCCCCACATGACCCCTGAGGTGATGTTGACAGATTAGCaacagcatcagttgcagcagctcagtttaaagcaacacaggaaacattgcaacATGTGCACGTAGGTGGTGATgatgacttttttattttttttttgcaaactcGCCCAAATTTCTTTACTGGTGGTCTGTGTGTCTGGCAACTTTACTTTGAGGTCAGACGTGGAAAAGTTTGTGAAGCTCCGTtaagagagagaataaagagagCAACACAAAGGATGCCTGCTCCTGCTGTTGTGACATTTTTGAATCATATCCATACAGAGAAGCATGTATTCTGTCATTTCTTTATCAATTCATGATTCACATTCACCTTTTAGGTATAGCATACAATATTAATGGATGTTGTACTACAGCGCCAACCCACCAATGAATAAAAGGATTGGGGATCGATGAGGTGAAAGAGAGTTTGATCCGGCAGAATTTAGTTATTAAAGTAAAGTATTTGTCTATGATCTAAGTTGAAGCGGTTTCTACAGATGCTGCAGACGCAGTGCTGTGAGTTTATTTCTCAAGATGTATAGACCAGCCTACAGTCAGAATCCTGCAGACGTCATCCACCTCTCTACTCACATTTGTAACGGCACCTTTTATGTGGGCAGCCCCTGTCTCTGTGTAAGAAGACACTGCTGCACATACACAACACTAATGCACAAACCTATCTCCCATTCTTCATGACGTCAGCAGATTCACAAAGAAATAGATATCTTGTgcatttttgaattatttttactgagtatttatttaactttccaGTACTTTTACTCCATATAGTCCAGAAGGAAAATACTGCATCTTTCATTCCACTACATTGACTTTAGCTGCTGTTATTTCAGAAAGTCAGGTTTCAGTCAATACAAGTCTTCCTGTAGTTCAGGGGTATATGCTCACGAGAAGGCTTTAGTTGTGAAACACGTACAGAAAGTGTGTTTAATCAACAGGAACAAAACACTTTATTCAAAACTATATTGGCTGCGCTCTGCAGTTGCTCAACCCTCTCCTCAATAGGACAACAGTGATGGAGAAGAAGGGGCTTGAAGAGAGTGATTCCTATTTGTGTCCTGTGTTTCTTAAAAGcccagattaaaaaaagaagcctATAAGCTTTTTTTACTCTGTTTCCAGTACAGCAAGCATGTGAATCAACAGACCCCGGGTGCTGCTCAAGCACCGCCCCTTTGGCCTCTGACTATAGTAGTGCCCTTTAGGTgagacattttgtaaaaaaaaaaaaaattcatttgAATGTATATAGATTTTTAATATGGCCAACGATGGCATCAATTCTCAATTAGAAATGACCTCAtgtgaaaaacatgtgaatcaTTACACAGCCCTTAATGTGTGTATGGGTATACCTAAATACATGTGTAATTAAAAGATACTGCATGTAACTTCATTTCTATAAATAATTGTAAGGGGGGGGGAtgcccttttttccccctctcaaaatgtctgtgcacggcccTGAGCTACAGTGCGTTTACCTGGCCGGTGGTTCCAGCTGCTTGTTTGGTGTCAGTCTTCTCATCCACCTCTCTGCAGGGATAAGGCTAATGGCTAAGTGTCCCCTGGGTCCTGGTACCAATTTCCACAAAGCAATTCAGAGCAAATAGGCATCAAACCTTTGATTAGAACGACTCAAAGATCACCAGGtaggatttttgttttcataaaccACACGATTAGCTCTGTGATTGGACACTATAGAACTATGTACACACGTATATTATACATGACGtttaatatgttattattaAGGTTCACGTGTTAATGTTTCAGGTTTTTAAGCATGAAAACTTCCCTGCAGGACTAAATCTATCTGCTGCTTAAATATGCattaatgttaattaatgtggattgtcctttttaaataaataaacataaccATAGTAGACAAGAgattaaaaagtgtgtgtgtgtgtgtgtgtgtgtgtgtgtgtgcgtgtgtttcccTTTATCCGCCTCTGTGAGTCATGCAGCCTCTGATTGGTCTGTTCAGATGAAAGGGGCGGGTCCAGAGGAGGGGATTCCCGCAGCTCTAACAAATAttacttttctctgtctcctgtcACTCATTCAGCTCGGACTTCTCTGCCAGACTGTCactgagagtgagtgagtgtgtccATCATGAATGGTGAGTGGCAAAACCTTGATTTAGTTCATATTAATAACACTAATACTACTCATGGTGCTGTGTGAGATGTCAGGACATAATTGAATAAGGAGCAATAATCATGTGTGTGATGTTCACTGCTGACTCCAGTGTAACTGAGTTTATACTCATATGTGAAGCCTTTGTGTAGAAGAACAGTGTTTGATTTCTTAACGTAAACCTTGTGTGACACTAAGTCTGATGAACAACACAGTCTAACTTCCTCATTTCTGCAATGACTGACAGTGTCAGTGGAGTCAGTGTCAGTAATTACAGTACAGCTTCAGCAGGATTAAATGGGTTAATAAGCACTACAGACCGTGAGTGTGTGACTGAAATATGCTTGTATTCTGCTACACCGTCACTACTATTCCCTGTGGTTTtgcatgtatttatatataaatatatttgtctgatttgttttcctcctcagttCTTATGCCCTCCATGCTAGGGGACGACCCACACCTGAGtaaggacattttcattttaatgccTCTTGTGTCAAAATTAGGATTTTAGCTGCCCATCTGCACAAGTCAAAACTTGACTGTCCCTGAAAACAGTCACAGAATGTGTTGCAGGGATATTTCACTTCCCcaatttgtttagttttttagtt encodes the following:
- the papolg gene encoding poly(A) polymerase gamma gives rise to the protein MKEVSSTMPGGQQQQPQKHYGITSAISLAPPRDIDHQYTKKLCDAMKPFGVFEDEEELNHRLAVLGKLNNFVKEWISEISELKNLPPSAISCVGGKIFTFGSYRLGVHTKGADIDALCVAPRHVERSDFFQSFFEKLKQHEEIKDLRAVEDAFVPVIKFKFDGIEIDLLFARLALQSIPDNLDLRGDSILRNLDIRCIRSLNGCRVTDEILYLVPNKENFRLTLRAIKLWAKRRGIYSNMLGFLGGVSWAMLVARTCQLYPNAVAATLVHKFFLVFSKWEWPNPVLLKQPEDSNLNLPVWDPRVNPSDRYHLMPIITPAYPQQNSTYNVSTSTRTIMSEEFKYGLSITDEILQGKAEWPKLFEPPNFFQKYKHYIVLTASASTEENHLEWIGLVESKIRVLVGNLERNEYITLAHVNPQSFPGSKENRNENDFVSMWFIGIIFKKVENAESVNIDLTYDIQSFTDTVYRQANNINMLKDGMKIEATHVKKKQLHQYLPPEVVQKKKRSIAELNRSSNGGSSKRISLDSSHLDSSRDTDSGTPFSSPPEKPSKPASDTDDSVSPPKQLFEEGSPAPSAAPVADDQGMSIPVIGSKPPGKAKPASPPASSSVEPNAASSPKEEPNGLDDSISEAPANRPLSPTQEDLAKRQKDTEVVPVDDSIFKEPYPPSSDSSVHGDGADTTPLSGSKAKPIPTIDTSRTQRLPSMELPDASSPLPASNSCRVVKNSIKLALNRHNITPPKPPMFEGTLTPDAAPATEEKGMSIPVIGSKNVTSKHVVPPVGSSIPTLVSRGADPLNGAASKRPHSPSLEEQAKRLKETEKARIHIA